A genomic segment from Nodularia sphaerocarpa UHCC 0038 encodes:
- a CDS encoding heavy metal-responsive transcriptional regulator — protein MLTQDKQLFLIGQVTNLSGIPIRTIRYYESLGLVESSGRTEGGFRQFSMDVLTRLAFIKRAQGLGLSLEEIRDILQVYDQGQPPCSEIKDKLEDKLSQIDRQITQLLTLRSEIGELLDGWNHKPGKQEDTICPIIQ, from the coding sequence GTGTTAACTCAGGATAAACAACTGTTTTTAATTGGTCAGGTCACAAATCTAAGCGGAATTCCGATCAGGACAATTCGCTATTACGAAAGTTTAGGTTTAGTAGAATCATCAGGACGCACAGAGGGAGGTTTTCGCCAATTCTCTATGGATGTGCTGACTCGGTTAGCTTTCATTAAAAGGGCGCAAGGTTTAGGGTTGAGTCTGGAAGAGATTCGAGATATTCTTCAGGTATATGACCAAGGACAACCCCCCTGTAGCGAAATTAAAGACAAGTTAGAAGACAAACTTTCACAGATTGATCGCCAAATTACTCAGTTGCTAACCTTACGCTCAGAAATCGGGGAATTACTTGACGGCTGGAACCATAAACCTGGTAAACAAGAGGATACTATCTGCCCGATTATTCAATAG
- a CDS encoding aromatic ring-hydroxylating oxygenase subunit alpha — protein sequence MNVNLQNVSSNHKPRIFNNPERFVEGWYWVIPSKHLRVGQVKAVTVLGRELAIYRGKDKTAVIVDAYCPHMGAHLAEGKVEGNELRCFFHHWKFDDQGFCVEIPCLNEPITVKLKTWPTAEKYGMIWVWTGETPKQPLPFVLELENKKCDAIFGSYFLVNSHPNAVMINPIDAQHLNTVHKLTSEINFEKQEINQNAIIFTNTKPNTGNSFLEKLIRPFCKNHVYNICYWYGSTNIVTFGTDGFYVHVMFAVRLLEGGKSEVQVLLITQKRQGIFGWLYNRVVLWLTKMAGINFIQDDLKIFETIKFDLKTPIKADYSIMEFVNHLERQKPLMLKTWQLARSKNVEVKETREKWQDTKSND from the coding sequence ATGAATGTGAATTTGCAGAACGTTAGCTCAAACCATAAACCGAGAATTTTTAATAATCCTGAACGTTTTGTTGAGGGATGGTACTGGGTTATTCCATCAAAACATCTACGGGTCGGTCAGGTCAAGGCTGTCACAGTTTTGGGTAGAGAATTAGCGATTTACCGTGGTAAAGATAAAACAGCAGTTATCGTTGATGCCTACTGTCCGCACATGGGCGCTCATCTTGCAGAAGGCAAAGTTGAGGGTAACGAACTACGTTGTTTTTTCCATCATTGGAAGTTTGATGACCAAGGATTTTGTGTTGAAATTCCGTGTTTAAATGAGCCGATTACCGTTAAGTTAAAAACTTGGCCTACGGCTGAAAAGTATGGGATGATTTGGGTTTGGACTGGAGAAACACCCAAACAGCCGCTACCCTTTGTTCTGGAGTTAGAAAACAAGAAATGCGATGCTATCTTTGGTTCTTATTTCTTGGTTAACTCTCACCCTAATGCGGTGATGATTAATCCTATTGATGCTCAACACTTGAATACTGTTCACAAATTAACATCAGAAATCAATTTTGAAAAACAGGAAATCAATCAGAATGCTATTATCTTCACTAATACTAAACCTAACACTGGAAATTCATTTTTAGAGAAGCTGATACGTCCCTTTTGTAAAAATCATGTTTACAATATTTGTTATTGGTACGGTAGCACTAACATAGTTACATTTGGGACTGATGGCTTCTATGTTCACGTTATGTTTGCCGTGCGCCTCCTGGAAGGGGGAAAATCTGAAGTTCAGGTGTTGCTGATTACTCAGAAACGTCAGGGAATTTTTGGTTGGTTATATAATCGAGTCGTGTTATGGCTGACTAAAATGGCGGGAATAAATTTTATTCAGGATGATCTCAAGATTTTTGAGACAATTAAGTTTGATTTGAAAACCCCCATTAAGGCAGATTACTCAATTATGGAGTTTGTCAACCATCTGGAAAGACAAAAACCCCTGATGTTGAAGACTTGGCAATTAGCGCGATCAAAAAATGTAGAGGTGAAGGAAACCCGCGAAAAATGGCAGGATACAAAATCTAATGATTGA
- a CDS encoding NADPH-dependent FMN reductase, with protein MVKIVGLGGSLRPDSYTQIALKVAAQRVEALGAEVEILDLRQLNLPFCDGGKDYSAYPDVQRLRDTVSNADGLILATPEYHGGVSGVLKNTLDLMSFDELSDKVTGVLSVLGGQVNSNALNELRLIIRWVHGWVIPEQIAIGQAWGAFSPEGKLLDEKLSERFDKFAQSLVENTRKLRGVD; from the coding sequence ATGGTAAAAATTGTTGGACTTGGTGGTAGTTTAAGACCTGATTCCTACACCCAAATAGCTTTAAAAGTAGCAGCACAACGGGTAGAAGCCCTGGGTGCAGAAGTAGAAATTTTAGATTTGCGCCAATTGAATTTACCATTTTGTGATGGTGGCAAAGATTATTCAGCATACCCAGACGTGCAACGGCTACGTGATACCGTAAGTAATGCTGATGGGTTAATTTTAGCAACACCAGAATATCACGGCGGTGTGAGTGGTGTCTTGAAGAATACATTGGATTTGATGAGTTTTGATGAACTTTCTGATAAAGTCACAGGTGTGCTGAGTGTATTAGGAGGTCAAGTTAATAGCAATGCACTCAATGAGCTACGGCTAATTATCAGATGGGTACATGGCTGGGTTATACCAGAACAAATTGCTATTGGACAAGCCTGGGGCGCTTTTAGTCCTGAAGGAAAGCTGCTAGATGAAAAGCTGTCGGAAAGGTTTGATAAATTTGCTCAAAGTTTAGTAGAAAATACTCGTAAGTTGCGAGGAGTTGATTAG
- a CDS encoding translocation/assembly module TamB domain-containing protein: MTKTPNQDHHSHSSAQKRLWWLALSRGGIALSGLLLVGMAVGIWRLRNFVQQELTPLAQSGITNTLNRPVNLGEVTGFSLTGVQFGASSIPATPTDPDRAVVDAVEVGFDPWQLILKRQLKLDVTLVNPDIYIQQDNQGRWISTKIAPASDPKLIKTDLDKLRFRNGKLLLIPQVRDEQVIATVTPVAFSQVNGTAQLLEKNELIKFNVRGEAGSGGNLAIQGEVIPQTLAAKLQLRSQDLLAAKITQVIKLPFDFQAGKVNGNVQIQLTPQQPPLLFGNADLQGVTLQIPKLPQAFLNTQGAIRFSGTEVKLDNVAGNYGKIPLVATGIIDPKTGYKLAGRVNAVSAANTQESLKITFPVPVKGDLQANLQMLGPITKPVLSGSVATIKTAQIDKIDFNNITSKFEFVPDADLISFRDIQGKAAVGGEITGVGYIKLGTTPQLDFNFAAKKISGDAVAKIYGTTPPIQIGTVSATAQLTGIADNVQTVVKWQAPEATYPGTGETVIAADRTLTFRNVALNVAGGMVRGSGNFAKGRWQAVTQASGVGLTPFVDQNQLQNISLTGAEFNGRVILEGSAEPFQVATIRTEGAGVNIGGGTVAVSNIQFQDQNFSAQLVANNVRLGRILKESPPALAGPLAGTFQIAGNTENFALNTLRGTGEARLNVAGGTVTASNIQLANGLYQAQVQANNLAIQQLAAVPEQFKGALTGQFQVAGSVESFSPETFQATGQGRLKVAGGTITASNIQLAKGRYQGQVQTNNLPLQQLVAVPPQFQGGLTGKLNVAGSVESFTPETIQASGEGRLNVAGGTITASNIQLANGRYQAVVDAAGVELNRFNEQLRGDLGGKLQVAGILGSAKFADVRAAGQVQLSQGIPGLEQPLIAALSWSGEKIAIEQASAKGLNVSGDILTNAANNAGIPEITQLNLNVQAQNYNLQQLPINLPNQFAVAGNVDFDGQITGNLPLPNVTGKIGLRDLVVQDIAFEPLLTGNIRSATNQGFNLNLTGNRDRIALNLDAQNRPQSFLVQREEAFATGQAQGDDLAIKVANFPLQILNLTPPPDLRLGGGTVAGLLSGDVLVNQQTLAATGNLAIASPEIGRITGDRLAAQFRYNDRKTTLTSSEFVKGDSRYTFAGNFGQTPQGPQFQGKLNVNQGNIQDVLTVAQIFELQDFQRGATPPTYGTATDLATTSRGLPEQPLLTQLKRFYEINAQLAAQKQERRESNPIPDLADLQGIFNGEIAVNTGCRDVACNVSTGLSVQFNMSGQNFTWGKKTETNSLYSANNIIAQGSFENGILQLRPLQIDLENSRLAFAGNIGGDDQSGQLRVTNFPIELLNNFVQLPVGISGNLNGTAAIAGSIANPQSKGNLEITAGTLNQQPVKSAKASFSYANGRLNFGSTVSVVETEPVNIIGNIPYQLPFASVAPENNQINLDIKVKNEGLAILNLLTNQVAFDSGEGDVDIQVRGTSEKPIVNGIATVNNATFTAQALPEQIRGVTAKVLFDFDRILVENLEGGFSRGNVVASGEIPIFNNGQGNQENPLTVNVDELALNLKGLYQGGASGNLQITGSALNPEIGGKVNLFDGQVLLTNAPNPEQPANTNGFSSSRRNPTRTQANKQIQPDSSDAYVLFNNLDIELGKNVQINNPPILSFGATGNLTVNGSFAEPIPDGTIKLEQGGVNLFTTQFNLARGYNHTATFRANQPRDPELDVRLVAKVLDVVQSSDFTRANTAGLAALESVQVEANVQGFASQINETLELTSSPTRSETEIVALLGGGFVGGQGGGDSTLGLINIAGSAVFSNFQSAFNQIGSAVGLSELRIFPTIVSNSPEAGRSSSSLELAAEAGIDVSPKFSLSSIKILTANDPFQWGVNYRINDEIRLRASTNLDDDSRAVVEFQRRF; the protein is encoded by the coding sequence ATGACTAAAACTCCCAATCAAGATCACCATTCCCATTCTTCCGCACAAAAGCGTTTGTGGTGGCTGGCGTTGAGTCGCGGTGGCATTGCCCTGAGCGGACTTTTGCTAGTGGGAATGGCCGTCGGTATTTGGAGGTTAAGGAATTTTGTCCAACAAGAATTAACGCCTCTAGCCCAAAGCGGCATCACGAACACACTCAACCGTCCGGTAAATTTGGGAGAAGTCACAGGCTTTTCCTTGACAGGAGTACAGTTTGGGGCTTCCAGCATTCCCGCAACACCCACAGATCCAGATCGGGCAGTTGTGGATGCTGTAGAGGTGGGTTTTGATCCGTGGCAATTAATTTTGAAGCGTCAACTGAAGCTGGATGTCACTTTAGTTAACCCAGATATTTACATTCAACAAGATAATCAAGGGCGCTGGATAAGTACGAAAATTGCCCCAGCAAGTGATCCAAAGCTGATTAAAACTGATTTAGACAAACTCCGATTTCGTAATGGCAAGCTGCTATTGATACCGCAAGTTAGAGATGAGCAAGTCATAGCCACCGTCACCCCTGTAGCATTTTCACAAGTCAACGGCACAGCCCAACTGCTAGAAAAAAACGAGCTGATTAAGTTCAACGTCAGGGGGGAAGCAGGTAGTGGGGGCAATCTGGCTATTCAAGGAGAGGTAATTCCTCAAACATTAGCAGCTAAATTACAACTGCGATCGCAAGATTTATTAGCTGCTAAAATTACCCAAGTCATCAAGTTACCCTTCGACTTCCAAGCGGGTAAAGTTAATGGCAACGTGCAGATTCAACTCACACCACAACAGCCGCCTCTACTATTTGGCAATGCTGACTTGCAAGGCGTAACTTTACAAATTCCCAAGTTACCCCAAGCTTTTCTCAATACCCAAGGGGCAATCCGCTTCAGTGGGACAGAAGTCAAGTTAGATAATGTTGCCGGCAATTATGGCAAAATTCCTCTAGTGGCTACAGGCATTATCGACCCGAAAACAGGCTATAAATTGGCAGGGCGTGTCAATGCAGTCAGTGCGGCTAATACTCAAGAAAGTCTCAAGATCACATTTCCAGTACCTGTAAAGGGGGATTTACAAGCTAACTTACAAATGCTTGGCCCCATCACCAAACCCGTTCTCTCAGGCTCAGTTGCCACTATTAAAACTGCCCAGATTGATAAAATTGATTTTAATAATATTACTAGTAAATTTGAATTTGTTCCTGATGCTGATTTAATTAGTTTCCGAGATATCCAGGGAAAAGCCGCAGTTGGTGGAGAAATTACGGGTGTTGGTTACATCAAACTGGGGACAACACCCCAATTAGATTTTAATTTCGCCGCTAAGAAGATTTCCGGGGATGCCGTAGCTAAAATTTATGGAACAACACCCCCAATCCAAATCGGTACTGTTTCCGCTACAGCTCAATTGACTGGTATAGCTGATAATGTGCAAACTGTGGTCAAATGGCAAGCCCCAGAAGCCACCTATCCCGGTACTGGTGAAACAGTCATCGCCGCAGACCGTACCCTCACCTTCCGCAATGTAGCGTTGAATGTCGCTGGTGGAATGGTACGGGGTTCTGGTAATTTTGCCAAAGGGCGTTGGCAAGCCGTTACCCAAGCCTCTGGTGTAGGGTTAACACCTTTTGTAGACCAAAATCAACTGCAAAATATCTCTTTGACAGGGGCAGAATTTAATGGTCGTGTCATCCTCGAAGGTAGTGCCGAACCGTTTCAAGTTGCCACCATTCGCACTGAAGGCGCAGGAGTAAACATTGGTGGTGGTACAGTTGCAGTTTCTAATATCCAGTTCCAAGACCAAAACTTTTCGGCGCAACTGGTGGCTAATAATGTCAGACTAGGGCGGATCTTGAAAGAATCCCCCCCCGCTTTGGCTGGTCCCTTGGCAGGTACGTTTCAAATCGCAGGAAACACAGAGAATTTTGCACTCAACACCTTACGCGGCACTGGTGAAGCCCGGCTGAATGTCGCAGGTGGAACTGTGACAGCCTCTAATATCCAATTAGCTAATGGTCTATATCAGGCACAAGTCCAAGCCAATAATCTGGCTATACAGCAGTTGGCAGCAGTTCCAGAACAATTTAAAGGCGCGTTAACAGGTCAATTTCAGGTCGCAGGGTCTGTGGAATCCTTCTCTCCAGAAACTTTCCAAGCTACTGGTCAGGGACGGCTTAAGGTTGCGGGGGGAACCATTACAGCCTCTAATATTCAATTGGCTAAAGGTCGATATCAAGGGCAAGTTCAAACCAATAATCTCCCTTTGCAACAGTTGGTCGCAGTACCACCCCAATTCCAGGGAGGGTTAACTGGTAAATTAAATGTGGCGGGGTCGGTTGAGTCCTTTACTCCAGAAACTATCCAAGCCAGTGGAGAGGGACGGTTGAATGTTGCCGGGGGAACGATTACAGCTTCTAATATTCAACTGGCTAATGGTCGCTATCAGGCTGTAGTTGATGCGGCGGGGGTGGAATTAAATCGCTTCAATGAGCAGTTACGGGGTGATTTGGGGGGTAAGTTGCAGGTGGCTGGCATTTTGGGGTCTGCCAAATTCGCTGATGTGCGGGCGGCTGGACAAGTACAATTATCTCAAGGTATCCCCGGTCTTGAGCAACCGTTGATTGCTGCACTAAGTTGGAGTGGTGAAAAAATAGCGATTGAACAAGCTAGCGCCAAGGGGTTAAATGTCAGTGGTGATATATTAACGAATGCTGCTAATAACGCAGGTATCCCGGAAATTACCCAGTTAAATCTCAACGTCCAAGCCCAGAATTACAATTTACAACAGTTACCAATCAATCTGCCGAATCAGTTTGCTGTGGCGGGAAATGTGGATTTTGACGGACAAATCACTGGTAATCTGCCTTTACCCAATGTTACTGGGAAAATTGGGTTACGAGATTTGGTTGTACAAGATATTGCTTTTGAGCCTTTGTTAACTGGAAATATCCGGTCGGCAACAAATCAAGGTTTCAATTTGAATTTGACAGGTAATCGAGACAGGATTGCTTTAAACCTGGATGCCCAAAATCGTCCCCAATCGTTCTTGGTGCAGAGAGAAGAAGCATTTGCTACAGGTCAAGCACAAGGAGATGATTTGGCAATTAAGGTGGCAAACTTTCCTTTACAGATTTTAAATTTAACACCACCGCCGGATTTGCGTCTAGGTGGGGGTACGGTGGCTGGGCTGTTAAGTGGGGATGTGCTGGTTAATCAGCAGACATTGGCTGCAACTGGGAATTTAGCGATCGCCTCTCCAGAAATTGGTAGAATTACAGGCGATCGCCTAGCCGCTCAATTCCGTTACAATGATCGTAAAACCACACTCACCAGCAGCGAATTTGTCAAAGGCGACAGTCGTTATACCTTTGCTGGCAATTTTGGTCAAACTCCCCAAGGACCCCAATTCCAGGGCAAATTGAATGTCAATCAGGGTAATATCCAAGATGTGCTAACAGTAGCGCAGATATTTGAATTACAAGATTTTCAACGTGGCGCAACGCCGCCCACCTACGGCACAGCAACGGATCTAGCAACTACATCTCGTGGATTACCTGAACAGCCATTATTAACCCAACTCAAACGCTTTTATGAAATTAATGCCCAGCTAGCCGCACAAAAACAAGAACGGCGCGAATCCAATCCCATCCCAGACTTAGCAGACTTACAAGGGATTTTTAACGGCGAAATTGCTGTAAATACTGGTTGTAGAGACGTTGCATGCAACGTCTCTACGGGCTTATCAGTACAATTTAATATGAGCGGTCAAAACTTTACCTGGGGTAAAAAAACAGAAACAAATTCTTTATATAGTGCTAATAATATAATTGCCCAAGGCAGCTTTGAAAATGGGATTTTGCAATTAAGACCATTACAAATTGATTTAGAAAATAGCCGTCTCGCTTTCGCCGGGAATATTGGCGGCGATGATCAATCAGGTCAGTTGCGGGTCACGAATTTTCCCATAGAATTACTCAATAATTTTGTCCAACTACCAGTTGGCATCTCAGGTAATCTCAATGGTACAGCAGCAATAGCCGGTAGCATTGCCAATCCCCAAAGCAAAGGCAATTTAGAAATTACAGCAGGAACATTGAATCAACAGCCAGTTAAGTCAGCTAAAGCCAGTTTCAGTTATGCTAATGGGCGATTAAACTTTGGCAGCACCGTCTCAGTTGTAGAAACAGAACCAGTTAATATTATTGGTAATATTCCCTATCAGTTACCTTTTGCTTCAGTCGCACCAGAAAACAATCAAATTAATTTGGATATCAAAGTCAAAAATGAAGGATTAGCAATATTAAATCTCTTGACTAATCAAGTAGCCTTTGATTCGGGTGAAGGAGACGTAGACATTCAAGTGCGCGGAACCAGCGAAAAGCCGATAGTCAATGGCATTGCAACGGTTAATAATGCTACCTTTACCGCCCAGGCTTTACCAGAACAAATCAGAGGTGTTACAGCAAAAGTGCTGTTTGATTTTGACCGCATTTTAGTAGAAAACCTGGAAGGTGGGTTTAGCCGAGGTAATGTAGTAGCATCTGGAGAAATTCCCATCTTTAATAACGGACAAGGGAATCAAGAAAATCCCCTCACTGTTAACGTCGATGAGCTAGCTTTAAATCTTAAAGGCTTGTACCAAGGAGGCGCTAGTGGCAATTTACAAATTACAGGTTCTGCCTTAAATCCAGAAATTGGCGGTAAAGTGAATTTATTCGATGGTCAGGTTTTACTTACAAATGCTCCCAACCCAGAGCAACCTGCTAATACTAATGGCTTCTCATCCTCTAGGAGAAACCCTACGCGAACACAAGCCAACAAGCAGATTCAACCTGATAGCAGTGATGCTTATGTTCTGTTTAATAATTTAGATATAGAACTCGGTAAAAACGTACAAATCAATAATCCACCTATTCTCAGCTTTGGAGCTACAGGGAACCTCACAGTTAACGGCTCCTTTGCCGAACCAATACCCGATGGTACTATCAAACTAGAGCAAGGGGGAGTGAATTTATTTACCACACAGTTTAACCTCGCTCGTGGTTACAATCATACAGCCACCTTTAGAGCCAACCAACCCCGTGACCCCGAATTAGATGTTCGCTTAGTCGCCAAGGTACTAGATGTAGTTCAGAGTAGTGATTTTACCAGAGCAAATACTGCCGGGTTAGCAGCCTTAGAAAGTGTGCAAGTGGAAGCAAATGTCCAAGGTTTTGCCAGTCAAATCAACGAAACACTGGAACTAACAAGCAGTCCAACCCGTTCAGAAACTGAAATTGTCGCTTTGTTAGGCGGTGGGTTTGTCGGTGGACAGGGAGGTGGAGATAGCACTTTGGGTCTGATTAACATTGCAGGTTCAGCTGTATTCAGCAACTTTCAGTCAGCCTTTAATCAAATTGGTAGTGCTGTCGGTTTAAGTGAACTGCGGATATTTCCGACAATTGTTTCTAATAGTCCCGAAGCCGGAAGGAGCAGTTCCAGCTTGGAATTGGCTGCTGAGGCTGGAATTGACGTTTCTCCCAAATTTTCTCTTTCCAGTATCAAAATTTTGACAGCAAATGACCCATTTCAGTGGGGTGTAAATTACCGCATCAATGATGAAATTCGTTTGCGTGCTTCCACTAATTTAGACGATGATAGTCGGGCTGTAGTCGAATTTCAACGCCGATTTTAA
- a CDS encoding BON domain-containing protein produces MTVATDEELQTKVVDKLHWDDRVNAANVGVTVDNAKVTLRGTVPSYRAKTVAEQDTKEIEGIIEVINHLQVQYPASIPVPIDDEIASNVANALTWDPDIDANKIDVSVIGGMLTLRGTVDAYWKKFQVEDIGYGITGVIDIINELAVVPTKRPEDEVIARSIENALEHNSFVEAEDVNVVVENGRVTLTGFVPNWAAWRAAHNAATYTKGVIKVVDGLAIRYLEEQEFLTED; encoded by the coding sequence ATGACTGTAGCGACAGACGAAGAACTCCAAACTAAAGTTGTAGATAAACTTCACTGGGATGACCGTGTGAATGCAGCCAATGTTGGTGTAACTGTTGATAATGCCAAAGTCACCTTGCGGGGAACAGTACCTAGCTATCGAGCCAAAACCGTAGCAGAACAAGATACTAAAGAAATAGAGGGAATCATCGAAGTAATTAATCATTTACAGGTACAGTATCCCGCCTCAATTCCTGTTCCCATAGATGACGAAATCGCCTCAAACGTAGCAAATGCCCTGACTTGGGACCCTGATATTGATGCCAACAAAATTGATGTGAGCGTCATCGGTGGAATGCTGACTTTGCGAGGCACAGTAGACGCTTATTGGAAGAAATTTCAGGTAGAAGATATAGGTTATGGCATTACCGGGGTAATTGATATTATCAATGAATTAGCAGTTGTGCCTACTAAGAGACCCGAAGATGAGGTAATTGCCAGAAGCATCGAGAATGCTTTAGAACATAATAGCTTTGTAGAAGCTGAAGATGTCAACGTCGTAGTAGAAAATGGCAGAGTCACCCTCACCGGCTTTGTTCCTAATTGGGCAGCGTGGAGAGCCGCACATAACGCAGCTACCTATACCAAAGGAGTGATTAAGGTAGTTGATGGATTAGCTATTCGTTACCTAGAGGAACAAGAATTTTTAACTGAAGATTAA
- the ftsH gene encoding ATP-dependent zinc metalloprotease FtsH, giving the protein MQIFGKKTLIKQRTAALAASLLMLPGILIGSPALAQKAERESLSYGQLLNKSKAGQVTKVELDETLQIARVYLKGQKPDTPPIEVRLLAQNTELINILKEQDVDFGKVSSANSTVAVGLLINLLWILPLVALMLLFLRRSTNASNQAMNFGKSRARFQMEAKTGVKFDDVAGVEEAKEELGEVVTFLKQPERFTAVGARIPKGVLLIGPPGTGKTLLAKAIAGEAGVPFFSISGSEFVEMFVGVGASRVRDLFKKAKDSAPCLIFIDEIDAVGRQRGTGIGGGNDEREQTLNQLLTEMDGFEGNTGIIIIAATNRPDVLDSALLRPGRFDRQVMVDAPDLKGRAEILSVHARNKKIDSSISLEAIARRTPGFTGADLANLLNEAAILTARRRKEAITILEIDNAIDRVVAGMEGTALVDSKNKRLIAYHEVGHALIGTLLQGHDPVQKVTLIPRGQALGLTWFTPNEEQGLISRSQIRAKITSTLGGRAAEEIVFGQPEVTTGASNDLQHVTNMARQMVTRFGMSDLGLLSLETQNSEVFLGRDWMNKPEYSERIAAKIDSQVREIISNCYLEAKELLQNNRAALEYLVDLLADEETIEGERFREIVMQYTQVTDQTLAVSH; this is encoded by the coding sequence ATGCAAATTTTTGGGAAAAAAACATTGATCAAACAGCGTACAGCCGCCCTAGCAGCCAGTTTACTCATGTTGCCGGGTATTTTGATTGGTAGTCCGGCTTTGGCACAAAAAGCAGAGCGCGAGTCCCTCAGTTATGGTCAGTTACTCAATAAATCTAAGGCAGGGCAAGTAACAAAAGTAGAGCTTGACGAAACTCTACAGATAGCCAGGGTTTATCTCAAGGGACAAAAGCCAGATACACCACCAATAGAAGTCAGGCTGCTGGCACAAAATACTGAGTTAATTAACATACTCAAAGAACAAGATGTTGATTTTGGTAAGGTGTCCTCTGCTAACAGCACTGTGGCTGTGGGGCTGTTAATTAATCTGTTATGGATTTTACCACTGGTAGCTTTAATGCTATTGTTCCTCCGACGCTCTACCAATGCTTCTAACCAAGCGATGAATTTTGGTAAGTCTCGCGCTCGTTTCCAAATGGAGGCGAAAACTGGTGTGAAGTTTGACGATGTGGCTGGGGTGGAAGAAGCGAAGGAGGAATTAGGAGAAGTGGTGACTTTCCTGAAGCAGCCTGAAAGATTTACTGCTGTGGGCGCACGCATTCCCAAGGGAGTTTTATTAATTGGACCTCCGGGAACTGGTAAGACTTTACTCGCAAAAGCGATCGCCGGGGAAGCCGGTGTACCTTTCTTTAGCATTTCCGGTTCGGAATTTGTCGAGATGTTTGTGGGTGTGGGTGCATCCCGTGTGCGAGATTTGTTTAAAAAAGCCAAAGACAGTGCGCCATGCTTAATATTTATCGATGAAATCGATGCTGTGGGACGACAACGTGGAACTGGTATCGGTGGCGGTAATGACGAGAGAGAACAAACTCTCAACCAGTTGCTCACCGAAATGGATGGTTTTGAAGGTAATACAGGGATTATTATTATTGCTGCTACTAACCGCCCAGATGTCTTAGATTCGGCATTGCTCAGACCAGGACGCTTTGACAGACAAGTGATGGTGGATGCTCCAGACCTCAAGGGAAGAGCCGAAATTCTGTCAGTTCACGCACGCAATAAGAAAATTGATTCTAGTATATCTTTAGAGGCGATCGCCCGCCGAACTCCTGGTTTTACTGGTGCAGATTTAGCCAACTTACTCAACGAAGCCGCAATTCTCACAGCCAGAAGACGCAAAGAAGCAATCACCATCCTCGAAATTGATAATGCCATAGATCGAGTCGTAGCCGGTATGGAAGGCACAGCCTTAGTAGATAGCAAGAACAAGCGCTTAATTGCCTATCATGAAGTCGGACACGCCTTAATCGGCACATTACTCCAAGGCCATGACCCAGTACAGAAAGTGACACTCATTCCACGGGGTCAAGCACTAGGATTAACTTGGTTTACACCCAACGAAGAACAAGGCTTAATTTCCCGTTCTCAAATCAGAGCCAAAATTACCTCTACCTTGGGTGGTCGTGCCGCCGAAGAAATCGTTTTCGGACAGCCAGAAGTTACAACAGGTGCTAGTAATGATTTGCAACACGTTACCAACATGGCACGGCAAATGGTAACACGATTCGGGATGTCTGATTTAGGACTATTGTCTTTAGAAACTCAGAATAGCGAAGTATTTTTGGGACGGGACTGGATGAATAAACCAGAATATTCTGAAAGAATTGCCGCCAAAATTGATTCCCAAGTCCGCGAAATTATCAGCAATTGCTACCTAGAAGCAAAAGAACTCTTGCAAAACAACCGCGCCGCTTTGGAGTATTTAGTCGATTTGTTAGCAGACGAAGAAACCATTGAGGGGGAACGATTCCGCGAAATCGTGATGCAATATACCCAGGTAACTGATCAAACACTAGCTGTATCTCATTAG